In Carassius carassius chromosome 5, fCarCar2.1, whole genome shotgun sequence, one genomic interval encodes:
- the LOC132140712 gene encoding protein PRRC2B-like isoform X1, producing MSDRLGQITKSKDGKSKYSSLSLFDKYKGKSIETQKTTVVARHGLQSLGKVAAARRMPPPAHLPSLKSESKGNDPNVIIVPKDGTGWANKQDQHDPKSSIASSAQLPESQPPPALQKSVSNLQKPMPITSQESTSTGGQKQWAQLNGKAVDQDGLKVSSRLQPFSHEEFPTLKAAGEQDKAGKERSVFDPSYGPGPSLRPQNVSSWREGGGRNLQPPVLSASPPCTDTDTKSSGSAETTTPLPPPSSSTLSSSSSSAAAAQSSDVKEPSLRPAQPVQRRAAPSALQYQHHTTTTYHDMLPAFMCPKETRDAPGSSDHGPTTVVAPVRFESRLMFRPAFPAPEPANGDLRREARFARIPPRPSTRPIRRPGDRAPRPAIINPEDLKDLDELDNDCEDGWAGLHEEVDYSEKLKFSDDEEDHSHCEKNKIWDGWDNHQDQHSSQSSGDCLFPRDAEEESYSRQPEPVPSRKTNGRLSSAESQHQQKNSGNSESAEEQEEPQRQVLPRGKFVSADISAVERARRRREEEERRAREERLAACAEKLKKLDEKFGKTEKPARSGETLREADSKELTQSPGQRSSKHHQEGWQYGTKEVSDAPSESSSQDYKDEGCNYHNDDNGPESTSPLPDYGRHQKPVPPRFQKQHQQQEQVYKMAPWQQSGHPTQSSSAHPQRGFYPHHVLGFDPRWMMMPPYMDPRMAQGCSPVDFYPPGVNSSGLGKPVIQQDHLNSPGSTSDEGCHPNMHQERRAPSTEPYQVWNQDSYSSARSFTPPYQRQQENCDRAQADDRSDQSSSRHDLYEDRGHDCADSPAEELPHKGRGSDVSLGSQQEVYNEVTHQPLILRRTHPGDNEHRDVSSGRHQKEDLDTHVEAFNGKEKSCDSDFWRKGMGSLRKDASSQAQWSDHGSSSSSNVSQPSESIGRTFRRTGPIKKPVLKPLKVEDKENEKPKTDLEKTVPYRLEKEVVTNVYDLKKDAPLLSNRHSAPPPASSPEEKQVEAPKVEKTSNLPEELHKENCWDSSKSQSLDCFDNRDPPAPRRNNWIFIDEEQAFAGARGAGRGRGRGFREFNSRGAARGGRSDSNRGAYSSTGTQRPARGRGTRDFRGEDLQRGKPRRRNVSETHSEASEYEEQPKRPRQKATENGEASYPVSGEVKRTDKESWRSNKVYTDDQSGNIDSRDKTKSARVFGRSLPPRLNAGYNRGFGSRDSSRGRGTQFGSTSSQENSYNFGADSYSKRSSEREFLKYPPKLTGSFVDNCVEDRDGGYYLDNDNPDNRPLRRRRPPRQDKPPRFRRLQQEREGGGHWNNEDYVNGDVGNQWPGRPKGAEEHWPNHYSGGQSQEITGQSQGEDWETGSENSDFSDWREKQGQHGDMLMDAGHREPGSEKRELSKRSFSSQRPVVDRQNRKSDTSVMENKMSRSTDTQSSAGSSCRNESWQNGVASNSKRVPEDSVTCLSSASVYNVEQNNDTGVVEATGKILEKDLKPRNMKGDMMDPLCQYDLNTYPIESDSGASVPSPEVFQDALSKKQRRPQDDDRRRKDQGPPGSVKNRTIASKMPPRFAKKQGSMSIEQPEETLSTNSLGTDIWETNSTALTVQSSGGDSWTKQVSYTGSEPNSEDSDAGPEQSKEHKPGPIGNERSLKNRKGSEGIERLEGPITPVNGVDIHVDNVIPVPPIEFGVSAKDSDFSLPPGSTPVPVSNPVTKLQDVLAGNVGLTQAIPMLRRDHLQQGINLNPISFPSADLTLKMESARKAWENSQALPEQSSPGGAGSGAQPTCSVGSSSGVSYSSFGGVSMPPMPVASVAPSVSMQGSHIPPLYLDGHVFQSQPRLVPPLTQQPSYQQATPQQIPISLHASLQAQAQLGLRGALPVSQSQEMFNSIPPFRSQVYMHPNLSQHSPMVLSGGGPLKGPYSAFPGMQPSDMVKPQTGSHYQPMNGSQPLVYDGPMNQAAGMGTSQLMDSQLIQVTMPMPGSQLRYGSAQQHLILPQSIQLQQNQNLSVGAPRRMMPPGSQREHSQMDMKGFQFSDKPSHSPGIPSGSYRPGSASPSGKPSGAPTAVASLPGHYTQQVSAPQGSLVMHMRPPTNGPFPNPIQRPIMQVNKTIIIRSPPYPNPGRDLPHSTPPSNPEPTVKGPEDGVKVKALHDVRQAVSNAKSSSVIPGKIQEQLPSVQLKAARTGAIKPQSVKVEEGKA from the exons TTCCATTGCATCATCAGCACAGCTGCCGGAGTCGCAGCCACCGCCGGCTTTACAGAAATCTGTCTCCAATCTTCAGAAGCCCATGCCAATAACCAGCCAGGAG AGCACAAGTACAGGTGGACAAAAGCAATGGGCACAGCTCAATGGAAAGGCAGTAGATCAAGATG GTTTAAAGGTCTCAAGCCGACTGCAGCCCTTCTCTCACGAGGAATTTCCGACGCTGAAAGCAGCAGGCGAACAGGACAAGGCTGGCAAGGAAAGAAGCGTCTTCGATCCGTCGTATGGGCCCGGACCAAGCCTCCGCCCACAGA ACGTGTCGAGCTGGAGGGAGGGTGGTGGGAGGAACCTGCAGCCCCCAGTGCTGTCTGCCTCCCCGCCCTGCACAGACACGGACACCAAGAGCAGCGGCTCGGCTGAGACCACCACTCCTCTTCCTCCCCCCTCCTCATCCACCTTATCCTCCTCATCATCCTCCGCTGCCGCTGCCCAGTCCTCTGATGTGAAGGAGCCGTCGCTGCGGCCCGCTCAGCCCGTGCAGCGCAGAGCCGCCCCATCAGCCCTCCAATACCAGCACCACACCACCACCACATACCACGACATGCTCCCTGCCTTT ATGTGCCCTAAAGAGACTCGTGACGCTCCAGGTTCCTCGGATCACGGCCCAACCACTGTGGTTGCCCCCGTGCGCTTTGAATCCAGGTTGATGTTCAGACCAGCGTTCCCTGCACCGGAGCCCGCCAA TGGTGATTTAAGAAGAGAGGCCCGTTTCGCCCGTATCCCTCCACGCCCCTCCACTCGCCCGATCCGCCGCCCAGGAGATCGAGCTCCCCGTCCTGCCATAATCAACCCTGAGGACCTGAAGGACCTCGATGAACTGGACAATGACTGTGAAGATGGCTGGGCAG GTCTCCATGAGGAAGTGGATTACAGCGAGAAGCTTAAGTTCAGTGACGATGAGGAAGATCACTCCCACTGTGAGAAGAATAAGATCTG GGATGGTTGGGACAACCATCAAGACCAGCATTCATCTCAGAGCTCTGGTGACTGTTTGTTTCCACGAGACGCTGAGGAGGAGTCATACTCGCGCCAGCCAGAGCCCGTACCCTCCAGGAAGACCAATGGACGATTGTCCTCTGCTGAATCTCAG CACCAGCAGAAGAACAGTGGCAACAGTGAGTCTGcagaggagcaggaggagccacaGCGGCAGGTGCTGCCTCGTGGGAAGTTTGTCTCAGCTGACATCTCTGCTGTGGAGAGAGCACGCAGACGGCgtgaagaggaggagaggagagcacGGGAGGAGAGACTGGCTGCTTGTGCAGAGAAACTCAAAAAACTGGATGAAAAATTTGGCAAAACTGAAAAACCTGCACGGTCTGGAGAAACACTGAGAGAAGCAGACAGCAAGGAGCTGACACAATCTCCAGGCCAAAGGTCATCCAAACACCACCAGGAGGGCTGGCAGTATGGCACTAAAG AAGTGTCTGATGCACCATCGGAGTCATCCAGTCAGGATTACAAAGATGAAGGTTGTAACTACCACAATGATGACAATGGTCCTGAGTCCACCTCTCCCCTCCCAGACTACGGCCGACACCAGAAGCCTGTGCCACCCCGCTTCCAGAAGCAGCACCAGCAGCAG GAGCAGGTGTATAAGATGGCGCCGTGGCAGCAGTCGGGTCACCCCACCCAGTCCAGCTCTGCTCACCCACAGAGAGGCTTTTACCCTCATCATGTTTTGGGCTTTGACCCACGCTGGATGATGATGCCTCCCTATATGGATCCCCGTATGGCACAGGGATGTTCTCCAGTGGATTTCTACCCTCCTGGAGTTAACTCATCTG gtTTGGGGAAACCTGTCATTCAACAGGATCACCTGAATAGCCCTGGTTCCACCTCTGATGAAGGCTGCCATCCCAACATGCATCAGGAGAGGAGGGCGCCATCCACTGAGCCTTACCAAGTGTGGAACCAAGACAGCTATTCATCTGCACGCAGTTTCACCCCACCCTACCAGAGACAGCAAGAGAATTGTGACCGGGCTCAGGCAGATGACAGGAGTGACCAGTCATCTTCCAGACATGACTTGTATGAAGACCGAGGTCATGACTGTGCAGACAGTCCAGCAGAGGAACTGCCTCATAAAGGCAGAGGCTCAGACGTGTCGCTCGGTTCGCAGCAAGAAGTTTACAATGAAGTAACCCATCAACCATTAATACTCCGCAGAACCCATCCTGGAGACAATGAGCACAGGGACGTCTCCTCTGGTAGACATCAGAAAGAAGACCTTGATACCCATGTTGAGGCCTTCAATGGCAAGGAGAAGAGCTGCGACTCTGATTTTTGGAGGAAAGGTATGGGTAGCCTGAGGAAAGATGCCAGCAGTCAGGCGCAGTGGTCCGATCACGGTTCGAGCAGCAGCAGTAATGTTAGCCAGCCATCTGAGTCCATTGGTAGAACCTTTAGAAGGACGGGACCCATCAAGAAACCTGTGTTGAAGCCCTTGAAGGTTGAAGACAAAGAGAACGAGAAACCCAAAACTGATCTGGAGAAGACTGTCCCATACCGGCTGGAGAAAGAAGTTGTTACTAACGTCTATGACCTGAAGAAAGATGCTCCACTTCTGTCTAACAGGCACTCCGCCCCACCACCCGCTTCCTCTCCTGAGGAGAAACAAGTGGAAGCTCCGAAGGTGGAGAAAACAAGCAACTTGCCTGAAGAGTTGCACAAAGAGAACTGCTGGGATAGCAGCAAGAGTCAGTCTTTGGACTGCTTTGACAACAGGGATCCACCAGCTCCTCGCCGCAACAACTGGATATTCATTGATGAGGAGCAGGCGTTTGCAGGGGCCAGGGGAGCAGGTCGTGGACGTGGCCGGGGCTTCAGAGAGTTCAACTCTCGTGGTGCTGCTCGTGGAGGACGGAGCGACAGCAACAGGGGGGCCTACAGTAGCACAGGCACACAGAGGCCTGCGCGAGGACGTGGCACTCGAGACTTCAGGGGCGAAGATCTGCAGCGAGGCAAACCCCGGAGACGTAATGTGAGTGAGACGCACAGTGAGGCCTCAGAATATGAGGAGCAGCCCAAGCGCCCACGTCAGAAGGCCACTGAGAACGGAGAGGCTTCATATCCTGTGTCTGGAGAGGTCAAGAGGACTGACAAGGAGTCGTGGAGATCAAACAAGGTCTACACTGATGATCAGAGTGGCAACATCGATTCCAGGGACAAGACAAAATCAGCTCGAGTGTTTGGAAGGTCATTGCCCCCTCGCCTTAATGCTGGATACAACCGTGGATTTGGCTCAAGGGACAGTTCGAGAGGGAGAGGAACCCAGTTTGGAAGTACCTCCTCTCAGGAGAACAGCTACAACTTCGGTGCAGACTCCTATTCGAAACGCTCGTCTGAACGAGAGTTCCTGAAGTACCCCCCTAAATTAACGGGTTCCTTTGTAGATAACTGCGTTGAGGACCGAGATGGAGGTTACTACCTTGATAATGATAATCCTGACAACCGGCCCCTTAGAAGGCGGCGTCCCCCACGCCAAGATAAGCCCCCACGCTTCAGGCGTCTACAGCAAGAGCGCGAAGGAGGAGGTCACTGGAATAATGAAGACTATGTTAACGGAGATGTTGGCAATCAGTGGCCAGGTCGTCCTAAGGGTGCAGAGGAGCACTGGCCAAACCACTACTCTGGAGGACAGTCACAGGAGATCACGGGTCAGAGTCAGGGTGAGGACTGGGAAACCGGCTCTGAAAACAGTGATTTCAGTGACTGGAGGGAGAAGCAGGGGCAGCATGGCGACATGCTCATGGATGCGGGTCACAGAGAACCTGGCTCTGAGAAGAGAGAGCTCTCAAAGCGGAGCTTTTCTAGTCAGCGTCCAGTCGTTGACAGACAGAACCGGAAGAGTGACACATctgtaatggaaaacaagatGAGCCGCTCAACGGACACACAGTCTAGTGCAGGTTCCTCTTGTAGAAACGAGAGTTGGCAGAATGGCGTTGCTTCCAACAGCAAACG AGTTCCAGAAGATTCAGTCACTTGCCTGAGCTCGGCATCGGTGTACAATGTGGAGCAAAACAATGACACAGGTGTGGTGGAAGCAACGGGAAAGATCCTAGAGAAAGACTTGAAGCCCAGAAACATGAAGGGGGACATGATGGATCCACTGTGCCAATATGACCTGAACACTTACCCAA TTGAGAGTGACTCGGGAGCTTCTGTACCCAGTCCAGAGGTTTTCCAGGACGCTCTGTCCAAAAAACAGCGCCGCCCACAGGATGATGATCGCAGGAGGAAGGATCAGGGTCCTCCA GGTTCGGTAAAGAATAGAACAATTGCATCGAAAATGCCTCCCCGTTTTGCCAAGAAGCAAGGCAGCATGTCCATCGAACAGCCTGAGGAGACGCTCTCCACCAACAGCTTGGGAACCGATATCTGGGAGACAAACAGCACCG CTCTGACTGTCCAGTCGTCAGGTGGCGATTCATGGACAAAGCAGGTTTCCTACACGGGAAGCGAACCCAATTCAGAG GATTCAGATGCGGGGCCTGAGCAGAGCAAAGAACACAAACCAGGCCCTATTGGCAATGAGCGCTCGCTAAAGAACCGCAAGGGTTCGGAGGGCATAGAGCGTCTGGAGGGACCTATCACTCCTGTCAATGGAGTGGATATCCATGTGGACAACGTCATTCCTGTGCCACCTATTGAGTTTGGTGTCAGTGCAAAGGATTCTGACTTCAGCCTTCCTCCAGGGTCCACGCCAGTGCCTGTGTCCAACCCCGTTACCAAGCTGCAAGATGTGCTTGCTGGGAAT GTGGGCCTGACTCAAGCCATCCCAATGCTCCGCAGAGACCACCTGCAGCAAGGAATAAACCTCAACCCCATCAGCTTCCCTTCTGCAGACCTCACTCTCAAG ATGGAGTCGGCTCGGAAGGCGTGGGAGAACTCTCAGGCTCTCCCGGAGCAGAGCTCCCCGGGCGGTGCGGGCTCCGGCGCTCAGCCCACCTGTAGCGTGGGCTCCTCCAGCGGCGTCAGCTACAGCTCCTTTGGCGGAGTGTCCATGCCACCCATGCCTGTGGCATCTGTTGCTCCTTCTGTCTCCATGCAAG GCAGTCATATCCCTCCTCTGTATCTGGACGGTCATGTGTTCCAGAGTCAGCCGCGTCTTGTGCCGCCCTTGACTCAGCAGCCCAGTTACCAGCAG GCCACCCCTCAGCAGATCCCCATCTCCCTGCACGCGTCTCTTCAGGCCCAGGCGCAGCTGGGCCTGCGAGGAGCTCTGCCTGTCTCTCAGTCTCAAGAGATGTTCAACTCCATCCCTCCCTTCAG GTCTCAGGTGTACATGCACCCAAACCTGTCTCAGCACAGTCCCATGGTGCTCTCTGGTGGAGGTCCTCTCAAAGGGCCATACTCTGCATTTCCTGGCATGCAGCCGTCAGACATGGTCAAACCGCAGACCGGGTCTCACTACCAGCCCATGAATGGCAGCCAGCCACTGGTGTACGATGGGCCCATGAATCAGGCAGCAGGGATGGGCACGTCACAGCTCATGGACTCCCAGCTAATTCAG GTGACGATGCCCATGCCTGGATCTCAGCTGCGCTATGGCTCGGCCCAGCAGCACCTCATCCTGCCCCAGTCCATCCAGCTCCAGCAGAACCAGAACCTGTCTGTGGGAGCTCCACGACGTATGATGCCTCCTGGATCCCAGCGGGAG CATTCCCAGATGGACATGAAGGGATTTCAGTTCTCTGATAAGCCCAGTCACTCACCTGGAATACCCAGCGGCTCCTACAG GCCCGGTTCAGCCAGTCCTAGTGGGAAACCCTCAGGAGCCCCTACAGCGGTCGCCTCTCTCCCAGGACATTACACACAGCAA GTGTCCGCTCCACAGGGCAGTTTGGTCATGCACATGAGGCCCCCCACCAATGGTCCCTTCCCCAACCCCATCCAGCGGCCAATCATGCAAGTCAACAAGACCATCATCATCCGTTCGCCACCCTACCCCAACCCCGGGCGCGATCTGCCCCACAGCACACCCCCATCCAACCCTGAGCCAACCGTGAAGGGTCCTGAGGATGGTGTGAAG GTGAAGGCTCTGCATGACGTGCGTCAGGCCGTCAGCAACGCCAAGAGCTCCTCAGTGATCCCCGGCAAGATCCAGGAGCAGCTGCCTTCAGTACAGCTCAAAGCTGCTCGAACCGGAGCCATCAAACCACAGTCAGTCAAAGTGGAGGAAGGCAAAGCCTAA